The DNA region GCCTGCTGGCCGGGGTGGAACGCGCCGACGCGCTCGCCCGCGGGCAGGTGACGGAGCAGGTCCTGACGGCCGCCGACCTGGGCCGGGCGGCCGAGGTGTGGCACGTGAATAGCATGCGCGGCTGGCGGCGGGCAGAACTGACGCTCTCCCCCGCCGTGGCGGGGGAGAGCGCAGGAAACTAGCTCAGACCACCTGTTCAGGCGGGCTGCAGGATCTCCTCGATGCGGCGCTGCACGTCCTCGTCCAGTTTCACGCCGGCGGCCTTCACGGTGTCCTGAATCTGGCTGACCTTCGTGGCACCCGTGATCACGCTGCTCACGCCCTTCTGGCGCAGCAGCCACGCCAGGGCCAGCTGCGCGCGGGTAATGCCCAGGTCGTCGGCGATGGGTTTGAGGTCCCGGACCTTCTGAATGTTTTCCTCGGTCAGGAAGTTCTTCGCCCACTGCTCCTTCTCGGTCAGGCGCGCGCCTTCCGGGCGGCCCTGATCGTACTTGCCGGTCAGCAGGCCCATCGCCAGCGGGCTCCAGACGACCAGCCCCACGCCGGCCCCCTCGGTGAAGGGCAGGATTTCTTTCTCCACACGGTCGCGGTGAATCATGGAGTACTCGGGCTGCTCGGTGATGGGGGCGTGCAGGCCGTGCGCGCGGGCAAAGCCGATCGCCTCGGCAATGCGGGCGGCGGGCCACATGCTGGTGCCCCAGTACAGGGCCTTGCCGTCGCGGATGACCTGATCGAAGGCCATCACGATCTCCTCCATGGGCACGTTCGGGTCGTAGCGGTGCGCGAAGTAGATGTCCAGGTAGTCGGTGCCCAGGCGCCGCAGCGTGCCGTCGATGCTTTCCAGCACGTGCTTGCGGCTCAGGCCGCGGTCGTTGACGTGGTCGCTCATGGGCCAGAAGACCTTGCTGGCGATGACCAGGGTGTGCCGCGGGAAGTCGCGCAGCACGGCGCCCATCAGTTCCTCGCTGCGACCGCGGGCGTACACGTCGGCCTGGTCGAAGTAGTTCACGCCGGCGTCGTACGCGGCGTGCACGATGTCCTTGACCATCTTCGAGGCGTCGTCGCTGATGCCGTAGGTCTCCCAGCCGCCCAGGGCGATCTCGCTGACTTTCAGGCCACTCTTCCCGACATTCCGGAATTCCATACCCTGCAGGGTAGCGCCGCCCGGCCAGGAGCGTGCGTGCGTGAAGAGACAGCCAGCAGAGCGGCCGGCCGGGTGGGTGGGGGATTCCCCGGTCCCGGGCCACCCTCCTATGCTGCCGGAATGCAGGAGCAACGGCAGACGGCCCTGGAACGGGCCTGGCAGCGGGTGGTGGACCGCGAGGCGCAGCGCATCCGGGAGGCGTTCATTCAGGGGCAGGGCCGGCTGGCCCCGGCGCGCCCGGCGTTCGCGTACTCGCTGGCGGCCCTGGTGCTGCTCGGGTACGTCCTGGTGGCCGCGCTGGGCGCGTGGCTGGTCGTGTGGGGCTTCGGGTGGTGGGGAACCGGGCCCACAAACGGGCCGCGCCTGACCTTCGCACTGATCCTGGCTGCGCCGCTGCTGGGGTACGTGGCCCTGGCCTTCCCGCGCCCGCAGGTGCCGCCCGGCCGGGTGGTCACGGCGGAGCAGGCGCCGGAATTTCACCGCCTGATCGGCGAGGTGGCCGCGCAGCTCGGCGTGAAGGCGCCGGAGCGCGTGCAGCTGGACGGGGACGTGAACGCCTTCATGGGCCGCGCCGGTCTGCCGCCCCGGCCGGTGCTGGGCCTGGGGCTGCCGCTGTGGTACGGCCTGCCTGCACAGGAGCGCGTGGCGATCCTGGCCCATGAGCTGGCGCACCAGCGCAACGGCGACCCGGCGCGCGGCAGCCTGATCTGGGCGGCCCTGACCATGCTGGCGCAGGCCGTTCAGGTGCTCACTCCGGACGGCCTGGGCAGCGGCGTTCCGCTGGTGCCGTACCTGCTGCTGGCCCTGCGGCTGCTTCCGCTGGGGTTGTACGCGGCGCTGGTCAGCGCCATCGGCGCGGAGCAGCAGACGGCCGAGTACCGCGCGGACCTGATGGCCGCGCAGGTGGCCGGCTCCGACGCGGCCGCGGGCGCCCTGGACAAGCTGCACCTGAGTCAGGCGCTGGAAAGCGCGTTGCACAAGCAGCGGCACATGCCCGAGCGGCCCCACGCCTTCCTGGAACTGCGGCACATCTGGGACACCGTGCCGGACGCGCAGCGGCAGCAGAAACGCGAGGAGTACGCGGCCCGCCGCGCCCGCCTGGACGACTCGCACCCCGCGACCGTGGACCGCCTTCAGGTCGTGCGGGCCTTCCCGCAGCCCCCGGCCCTAGTCCTGGATGAGGCGTGGAGCGCCCGGATCGACGCGGAGCTCACGCCGTTCGTGAAGCCGCTGGAACAGCAGGCCTTCGAGGCGTACCAGGAACGGTACGCCTCCTGGTAGGCCGTATCACATGAAGGAGGCCACCCGCGGCAGTCGCCCGAGTGGCCTCCTTCATGTGTGATCGCGTTACTTCATGCCCTGGGTGATGCGGCTGTAGACCTCGTCCATGCTGCCCACGCCGTTCACGGTGTACAGGTGCCCGCGCGCGGCGTAGTAGTCGATCAGGGGCTGGGTCTGCTCGCGGTACACCTGCTGGCGCCGGCGGGCGGTCTCCTCGTTGTCGTCGCTGCGGACCTTCTCGCCGCGCTCGGCAGCCTGCCGGCCACGGTCCACGATCCGGTCAATCAGGACCTGGTCCGGCACTTCCAGCAGCGGCACGGCGCTCGCGGGCGCGCCGAGTTCTTCCAGCAGCACGTCCAGCGCTTCGGCCTGGGCGGTGGTGCGGGGGAAGCCGTCGAAGATCACGCGCACCGGTTCCATGCCGGCCAGCCGGTCGCGGATCAGGGCGATCAGGATGTCGTCCGGCACGAGGTGCCCGGCATCCAGGATGGGTTTGACCTGCCGGCCGAGTTCGGTGTCCCGGGCGACGTGGTCGCGCAGGATGTCGCCGGTGCTGAGCTGCACGAGGTTCTGTTCGGCAGCGAGCCTCGCCGCCTGGGTTCCCTTCCCGGCCCCGGGGGGGCCGAGGAAGATCACGACCTTGTTGTTCTGAGTCACGTTGTCCTCCGTATACCTGCGCAGAATAGTGCGTTTGGGCGCGTGGGCGGCGCCGTTGAGCAGATACCGTCCAGGTGACGGGACCTCCCCAGGCCTGGAAACAGCGGCGCCGGCCGCCCCGGGTGGGGGCGGCCGGCGTGGTCCGGTGGCGCTGGGCTCAGCTGTTCAGGCGGCCGCGGATGCGGCCCTTGCTGATGAACCCGTCGTACCGGCGGACCGTCAGCTGGGCTTCGAGCTGCTTGAGCGTTTCGAGGGCGACGCCCACGATGATCAGGAGCCCGGTGCCGCTGAACTGGAAGGTGCTGATGCCGGTGGCGCGCTGCACGATCTGCGGCAGGATCGTCAGGACGACCAGGAAGATCGCGCCCCACAGGCTCAGGCGGCTGCTGATGTGCCCCAGGAACTCCGCGGTGGGCAGGCCGGGACGGACGCCGGGAATAAACCCGCCGGCCTCGCGCAGCTGCTCCGCGATGCGTTTGGGGTCAAACTGCACGCTGTTGTACAGGTACGTGAACCCGAAGATCAGCACGGATTCCAGCGCGAGGTACAGCGGCGTGCCGAAGGCGAGGTTGGTGCCCAGCCAGGCGCTGACGTCGGGCGCGCGGGTCAGGGTGGCCTGCTGGATCAGGTTGGGAATGATCAGCATGGCCGAGGCGAAGATCACGGGGATCACGCCGGCCTGGTTCACCTTGATGGGCAGCCAGGTGGCCTGACCGGCCCCCTTGGCGCCGGCGGTGCCGCTGCGCGCGCGGGCGTACGTGACGGGCACGCGGCGCTCGCCCTGGTACACGTACACGATGCCGGCGATGGTCGCGATGATCACGGCCACGAAGGCGATGATGGCGGTGAGCTGCACCGCGTCCGTGCGCAGGAGTTCGGCGGTGGCGGCGATCTCGCGGGGGTACGCGGCGATGATGCCGGCGGTGATGATGAGGCTGATGCCGTTGCCGATGCCGACTTCGGTCATGCGCTCGCCGAGCCACATGGTGAACGCGATCCCGGCGACCTGCGTGAGGACCATGACCAGGATGGTGAACAGGCCCGGTTCCCAGCCGACCGCGATGTAGCTGGCGTTGCTGTTGATGAAGCTCGCGAAGAAGGTCGCCTGCAGCGCACCCAGGCCGATGGCGGCGTAGCGGGTGTACTGGTTGATCTTCTTGCGGCCCTCTTCCCCTTCCTTGCTGAGTTTTTCCAGCGCGGGAATGGTGGTGGTCAGCAGCTGGATGACGATGCTGGCCGTGATGTACGGCAGCACGCCGAGCGCGAAGATCGAGAATTGCGAAAGGTTCCCGCCCGAGATCATGCTGATCAAACCGAACAGGCCGCCCGAGTTCGCGTTACTCAGGGCGGCGCTGTTCACGCCTGGGGTGGGGATCGAGTTCCCCAAGCGGTACACGGCGAGCAGCAGCAGGGTGAAGAGAATCTTCCGCTGGAGATCCGGAATCCGGAAGGCGTCGCGGAAGGCGCGGAGCATTGGTCCTTACTCCGCCTTCGCGTCGTCGGTGCTGGTCTGGGCTTCGGGCAGGATGACCTTCCCGCCGGCGGCTTCCACGGCCTGGATCGCGGCCTGGCTGGCGGCGTCCACGTGGATGGTCAGGGCGCGGGTCACTTCACCGCTGGCGAGGAGTTTCACGGGGCGGCCGCGGCGGCGCACCAGGCCCAGCACCTCGAAGGCGGTGCGGTCCAGGGTGTCGGCCTCAATGCCGTCGAGCTGGCTGAGCTTGACGATCTCGTAGGTGGTGCCGACGTTGTTGAAGCCGCGCTTGGGCAGGCGGGCGATCAGGCGGCTGCGGCCACCTTCGAAGAACTGGCCCTTGCCGGCGCCGCTGCGGCTCTTCTGGCCCTTGTGGCCGCGGCCGGCGGTCTTGTCGGTGCCGCCGGGGCCGCGACCGACGCGTTTGCGGTCCTTGCGGCTTCCGGGGGTGGGTTTCAGGTCGTGGAGCTTCACGCTTCCACCTCCAGCAGGTGCTTGACGGTTTCGACCATCCCGCGGATCGCGGGGGTGTCGTTGACTTCACGGCTCTCGCCGATCTTCTTCAGGCCCAGCGCCTTGACGGTGTCCACCTGGTACTGGGGACGGCCGATGACGCTGCGAACGAGCTTGATTTTCATTACTGGGCGCCTCCGGTGGTCGGCGCCGCTTCGGCGGTGCCGCGCAGCGCGCGGACCTGCTTGGCGGTGCGGAGGTTCTTGAAGCCGTCGAACACCGCGTACGCGACGTTCACCTTGTTGCGGCTGCCGAGTTCCTTGGAGAGCATGTTGGTGATACCGGCCAGTTCGGCGATGCTGCGGGGCACGGTGCCGGCGATCACGCCGGTACCGGCGCTGGCGGGCTTGAGCAGCACGCGGCTGGTGCTGTTCTCCCCGACGATCTCGTGGGGGATGGTGCCGTTCTCGACGGGCACGGTGATCATGTTCTTGCGGGCGATGCTCTTGGCTTTCTCGATGGCCACGGGCACTTCCTTGGCCTTGCCGATGCCCATGCCCACGCGGCCGTTGCGGTCGCCGAGGATGACCAGCGCGGCGAAGCGGAAGCGGCGCCCGCCCTGGTAGGTCTTGCTGGTGCGGTTGACGAACAGCATCTTCTCTTCGAATTCGCTCGTTTCGCGCTCCATGTTGCGGTCGTTCCGACGATTAAAAGTCAAGGCCACCCTCCCGCGCCGCGTCCGCGAGCGCCTTCACACGGCCGTGGTACTTGTACTGACCACGGTCGAACACGACCTGCTTGACACCCTTCGCAGCGGCGGCTTCGGCCAGGGCCTTGCCCACGGCGGCGGCGGTGTCGGTCTTGGTTCCGGATTTCACGCTGGCGCTGGAAGCAGCGGCGAGCGTGGTGCCGTTCGTATCATCGATGATCTGCGCGTAGATGTGCTTGCTGGAGCGGAACACGCTGAGGCGGGGGCGTTCGCCGGCGGCGGTGCGGACCTTGCGGCGGGCGCGCAGTTTGCGGCGGATGGTGGTTGCGGTAGCCATTATTTCTTCCCTTTCCCGCCCGTGGCGCCGGCTTTACCAGCCTTGAGGGCGATCTGCTGACCGACGAAGCGCACGCCCTTGCCGTGGTAGGCGTCGGGTTTGCGGACCTTGCGGACGTTGGCGGCCACCTGGCCGACCAGCTGCTTGTCGATGCCGCTGACGTCGATCTTGGTGGGTTCGGGCACGGTGAAGGTCACGCCGGCGGGCGGTTCGATCACGACGGGGTGGCTGTAACCGATCGCCATTTCCAGGTTCTTCCCGGCCAGCTTGGCGCGGTAACCGACGCCCTTCAGTTCCAGGTTGATGGTGTAGCCGTCGCTGACGCCCTTGACGGCGTTGGCGACCAGGGTGCGGGTCAGGCCGTGCAGGGCGCGGTGACGCTGCTGGTCACTGGGGCGCTCGACGAGCAGCTGGTCGCCGTCCTGGCGGATGGTCAGTTCGTTGTTGTAGGGAACGGTCAGTTCGCCTTTGGGGCCCTTGACCTTGAACACGCCGTCCTGGGCGTTCACGGTCACGCCGCTGGGCACGGCGATGGGCTGTTTTCCGATACGGGACATGCAGTCCTCCTTCTTCCTTAAATCACCGCGCGGGCGGTGAGGTCAGGTGGGTGGGCGCGGGCTGGGGGCGGGCCCCGGCCGCGGCGCGGCGTCTGGTCAGCGTCGGCCTTTGAGGGCGGGCGTTACCAGAGGATGCAGACGACTTCGCCGCCCACGCCCAGCTTGCGCGCTTCCCGGTCGGGGAGCAGGCCCTTGCTGGTGGAGACGACGGCCAGACCCAGGCCGCGCTGGACGCGGGGCAGGTTGTCGGCGCTGACGTAGGCGCGGCGGCCGGGGCGGCTGATGCGCTCGATGTGCTTGATGACCTGTTCGCGCTTCTCGCCGTACTTCAGCGTGACGCGCAGGGTGTCGGCGGGGGCGCCTTCGAGACGCAGGCGCTCGTAGCTGGCGACGTAGCCTTCCCGGACCAGCACTTTGGCCAGTTCTTCCTTGAACTTGGA from Deinococcus ficus includes:
- the rpmD gene encoding 50S ribosomal protein L30 is translated as MKIKLVRSVIGRPQYQVDTVKALGLKKIGESREVNDTPAIRGMVETVKHLLEVEA
- a CDS encoding M48 family metalloprotease; the encoded protein is MQEQRQTALERAWQRVVDREAQRIREAFIQGQGRLAPARPAFAYSLAALVLLGYVLVAALGAWLVVWGFGWWGTGPTNGPRLTFALILAAPLLGYVALAFPRPQVPPGRVVTAEQAPEFHRLIGEVAAQLGVKAPERVQLDGDVNAFMGRAGLPPRPVLGLGLPLWYGLPAQERVAILAHELAHQRNGDPARGSLIWAALTMLAQAVQVLTPDGLGSGVPLVPYLLLALRLLPLGLYAALVSAIGAEQQTAEYRADLMAAQVAGSDAAAGALDKLHLSQALESALHKQRHMPERPHAFLELRHIWDTVPDAQRQQKREEYAARRARLDDSHPATVDRLQVVRAFPQPPALVLDEAWSARIDAELTPFVKPLEQQAFEAYQERYASW
- the secY gene encoding preprotein translocase subunit SecY, with translation MLRAFRDAFRIPDLQRKILFTLLLLAVYRLGNSIPTPGVNSAALSNANSGGLFGLISMISGGNLSQFSIFALGVLPYITASIVIQLLTTTIPALEKLSKEGEEGRKKINQYTRYAAIGLGALQATFFASFINSNASYIAVGWEPGLFTILVMVLTQVAGIAFTMWLGERMTEVGIGNGISLIITAGIIAAYPREIAATAELLRTDAVQLTAIIAFVAVIIATIAGIVYVYQGERRVPVTYARARSGTAGAKGAGQATWLPIKVNQAGVIPVIFASAMLIIPNLIQQATLTRAPDVSAWLGTNLAFGTPLYLALESVLIFGFTYLYNSVQFDPKRIAEQLREAGGFIPGVRPGLPTAEFLGHISSRLSLWGAIFLVVLTILPQIVQRATGISTFQFSGTGLLIIVGVALETLKQLEAQLTVRRYDGFISKGRIRGRLNS
- a CDS encoding aldo/keto reductase family protein, which produces MEFRNVGKSGLKVSEIALGGWETYGISDDASKMVKDIVHAAYDAGVNYFDQADVYARGRSEELMGAVLRDFPRHTLVIASKVFWPMSDHVNDRGLSRKHVLESIDGTLRRLGTDYLDIYFAHRYDPNVPMEEIVMAFDQVIRDGKALYWGTSMWPAARIAEAIGFARAHGLHAPITEQPEYSMIHRDRVEKEILPFTEGAGVGLVVWSPLAMGLLTGKYDQGRPEGARLTEKEQWAKNFLTEENIQKVRDLKPIADDLGITRAQLALAWLLRQKGVSSVITGATKVSQIQDTVKAAGVKLDEDVQRRIEEILQPA
- the rplO gene encoding 50S ribosomal protein L15, translating into MKLHDLKPTPGSRKDRKRVGRGPGGTDKTAGRGHKGQKSRSGAGKGQFFEGGRSRLIARLPKRGFNNVGTTYEIVKLSQLDGIEADTLDRTAFEVLGLVRRRGRPVKLLASGEVTRALTIHVDAASQAAIQAVEAAGGKVILPEAQTSTDDAKAE
- the rplR gene encoding 50S ribosomal protein L18, which produces MATATTIRRKLRARRKVRTAAGERPRLSVFRSSKHIYAQIIDDTNGTTLAAASSASVKSGTKTDTAAAVGKALAEAAAAKGVKQVVFDRGQYKYHGRVKALADAAREGGLDF
- the rplF gene encoding 50S ribosomal protein L6, with amino-acid sequence MSRIGKQPIAVPSGVTVNAQDGVFKVKGPKGELTVPYNNELTIRQDGDQLLVERPSDQQRHRALHGLTRTLVANAVKGVSDGYTINLELKGVGYRAKLAGKNLEMAIGYSHPVVIEPPAGVTFTVPEPTKIDVSGIDKQLVGQVAANVRKVRKPDAYHGKGVRFVGQQIALKAGKAGATGGKGKK
- the rpsE gene encoding 30S ribosomal protein S5, translating into MTFNRRNDRNMERETSEFEEKMLFVNRTSKTYQGGRRFRFAALVILGDRNGRVGMGIGKAKEVPVAIEKAKSIARKNMITVPVENGTIPHEIVGENSTSRVLLKPASAGTGVIAGTVPRSIAELAGITNMLSKELGSRNKVNVAYAVFDGFKNLRTAKQVRALRGTAEAAPTTGGAQ
- the rpsH gene encoding 30S ribosomal protein S8; this encodes MLSDPIADMLTRIRNATRTHKETVDIPASKFKEELAKVLVREGYVASYERLRLEGAPADTLRVTLKYGEKREQVIKHIERISRPGRRAYVSADNLPRVQRGLGLAVVSTSKGLLPDREARKLGVGGEVVCILW
- a CDS encoding adenylate kinase encodes the protein MTQNNKVVIFLGPPGAGKGTQAARLAAEQNLVQLSTGDILRDHVARDTELGRQVKPILDAGHLVPDDILIALIRDRLAGMEPVRVIFDGFPRTTAQAEALDVLLEELGAPASAVPLLEVPDQVLIDRIVDRGRQAAERGEKVRSDDNEETARRRQQVYREQTQPLIDYYAARGHLYTVNGVGSMDEVYSRITQGMK